Proteins co-encoded in one Alcanivorax sp. genomic window:
- a CDS encoding ATP-binding protein encodes MNSIFVRLYGGLLLALCFIGAITYASVQLVNQYRSDIYREEMARGTFYLMAEGYQRYKPEERARWSQVLTQLFGAPISLKDAQALNLGYREALHLSEGLVVMRLNDAEGYADILFQLPGEENYITTRMTKVSEQQARATAVLILNHLSHFSEEQWESALAALQQYFGYELAMVDRATLDLDAEQEQRLNRREVVIALDDSTRRDSSIRIYAPVAQTGKLLVIGPLTLFDQFPIELLLVAGMLSLLAVALATYLQVSPLQRRLKQLDRAVSQLGSGDLGAYANIEGNDAIGQVAATFNGMTAHIRRLIESQREMTRAVSHELRTPVARLRFGLEMLADIESADLRREKLNALDHDIEQLDQLIDEILTYARLEQGTPNIEFKPVNVTDLCDQLRDEMETIRGVTRISVESDSPALEVEAEERYLHRVLQNLVTNALRYANGVIVMRIQVVGDQITVHVDDDGPGIPEHERERVFKPFARLDKSRHRASGGYGLGLSIVKRIVDWHGGDIRVDESPEGGARFTVTLPATQQGQHVLGRVN; translated from the coding sequence TTGAATAGTATTTTTGTGCGGCTCTACGGTGGGCTGCTGCTGGCGTTGTGCTTTATCGGTGCCATCACCTACGCCTCCGTGCAGCTGGTCAATCAATACCGTTCCGATATCTACCGGGAAGAGATGGCGCGGGGCACCTTCTACCTCATGGCAGAGGGGTACCAGCGCTACAAGCCGGAGGAGCGGGCTCGCTGGAGCCAGGTGCTGACACAGCTGTTCGGGGCTCCGATCAGCCTGAAAGACGCACAGGCATTGAATCTGGGCTATCGCGAGGCGTTGCACCTCAGTGAAGGTCTCGTGGTCATGCGCCTGAATGATGCCGAGGGCTATGCAGACATCCTGTTTCAGCTGCCCGGTGAAGAGAATTACATTACTACCCGCATGACCAAGGTGTCCGAGCAGCAGGCCCGGGCCACTGCGGTACTGATCCTCAATCACCTTTCACATTTTTCCGAAGAACAATGGGAAAGCGCCCTTGCGGCGCTACAACAGTATTTTGGCTACGAGCTGGCCATGGTGGACAGGGCAACCCTGGATCTGGATGCGGAGCAGGAGCAGCGGCTGAACCGGCGCGAGGTGGTGATTGCGCTGGATGACAGTACCCGACGGGACTCCAGTATTCGTATCTATGCGCCCGTTGCCCAAACCGGCAAGTTGCTGGTGATCGGGCCGCTTACCTTGTTCGACCAGTTCCCCATCGAACTGTTGCTGGTGGCCGGGATGCTGAGTCTGCTTGCGGTGGCGCTGGCCACCTACTTGCAGGTGAGTCCATTGCAGCGGCGGCTCAAGCAGCTGGACCGGGCGGTGAGCCAGCTTGGCTCCGGGGATCTGGGTGCCTATGCCAATATCGAAGGCAACGATGCCATCGGGCAGGTGGCGGCTACCTTTAACGGCATGACCGCACACATTCGGCGACTGATTGAATCCCAGCGGGAAATGACCCGAGCGGTGAGCCATGAGTTGCGCACGCCTGTGGCGCGGTTGCGTTTCGGTCTGGAGATGCTGGCGGATATCGAATCAGCGGACCTGCGCCGTGAGAAGCTCAATGCCCTGGACCACGATATCGAGCAGCTGGACCAGCTGATCGACGAAATCCTTACCTACGCGCGCCTGGAGCAGGGTACCCCGAATATCGAATTCAAGCCGGTGAATGTCACAGACCTGTGCGACCAGCTCCGTGACGAGATGGAGACCATCCGGGGGGTCACCCGCATTTCAGTGGAAAGCGACTCACCCGCGCTGGAAGTGGAAGCGGAAGAGCGCTATCTGCATCGCGTGCTTCAGAACCTGGTGACCAATGCGCTGCGATATGCCAACGGGGTCATTGTCATGCGTATCCAGGTTGTGGGTGATCAGATAACCGTCCATGTGGATGATGACGGGCCCGGCATTCCCGAGCATGAGAGAGAGCGGGTGTTCAAACCCTTTGCTCGCCTGGACAAGAGTCGTCACCGTGCCAGCGGGGGCTACGGTCTGGGGCTTTCCATCGTCAAGCGCATTGTGGATTGGCACGGTGGCGATATTCGTGTGGACGAAAGCCCGGAAGGCGGCGCCCGTTTCACGGTTACCCTGCCGGCCACCCAGCAGGGACAGCATGTGCTGGGGCGGGTGAATTGA
- a CDS encoding ABC transporter ATP-binding protein, whose translation MSTPLLNIESLTCGYHQQAVVRDLNLSLAAGEIACLLGPSGCGKTTTLRAIAGLEPVNGGSIRIQDRLVSSASQQIPPEQRGLGMVFQEHALFPHLTVADNVAFGLRKLSAEEKRARVRECLGRVRLAGMEQRYPHELSGGQQQRVALARALAPRPALLLLDEPFASLDLDLRRQLARELGDILREENVTTLMVTHDQEEAFALADRVGVMQSGKLEQWDTPYNIYHAPANRFVAEFAGYGAFLRGKVTDQHSVKTSLGELTGRHQDNLTPGTTVDVLLRPEDIVADETAPLALPVTRRQFTGASILYHLRVSASETLLCQTDSHTNVLEGDTLHVRLGTKHLVSFAVNSE comes from the coding sequence ATGAGCACGCCTCTCCTGAATATTGAAAGTCTCACTTGCGGCTATCATCAACAGGCAGTGGTCAGGGATCTCAACCTGTCCCTGGCGGCTGGAGAAATTGCCTGCCTGCTGGGCCCCAGCGGCTGCGGCAAAACCACCACTTTGCGTGCCATCGCAGGACTGGAACCGGTCAATGGTGGCAGCATTCGTATTCAGGATCGGCTGGTGTCCTCCGCCAGCCAGCAAATCCCGCCAGAACAACGGGGGCTGGGGATGGTGTTTCAGGAACATGCCCTGTTCCCGCACCTCACCGTCGCCGACAATGTGGCCTTCGGCCTGCGCAAGCTGTCCGCCGAAGAGAAACGGGCGCGGGTACGCGAATGCCTTGGCCGAGTACGGCTGGCGGGCATGGAACAGCGTTACCCCCATGAACTCTCCGGTGGACAGCAACAGCGCGTGGCCCTGGCCCGGGCACTGGCCCCGCGACCTGCCCTGCTACTGCTCGACGAACCCTTTGCCAGCCTGGATCTTGATCTGCGTCGTCAGCTGGCCAGGGAGCTGGGTGATATCCTGCGGGAAGAAAATGTCACCACCCTGATGGTGACTCACGATCAGGAAGAAGCCTTCGCGCTGGCCGATCGTGTGGGTGTGATGCAGTCTGGCAAGCTGGAACAGTGGGACACGCCCTACAACATCTACCATGCACCGGCGAATCGCTTTGTGGCGGAATTTGCCGGCTATGGGGCCTTCCTGCGTGGCAAGGTCACCGACCAGCACAGCGTGAAGACCAGCCTGGGCGAACTCACCGGCCGCCACCAGGACAACCTGACCCCCGGCACCACCGTGGATGTGCTGCTGCGTCCGGAAGACATCGTCGCCGACGAAACCGCCCCCCTGGCCCTGCCCGTCACCCGCCGCCAGTTCACCGGTGCGAGCATCCTCTACCATTTGCGCGTCAGCGCCTCGGAAACCCTGCTCTGCCAGACCGACAGCCACACCAACGTCCTCGAAGGCGACACGCTGCATGTCAGGTTGGGGACCAAGCATCTGGTCTCCTTTGCAGTGAACAGTGAATAG
- the glpK gene encoding glycerol kinase GlpK: MSYILSIDQGTTSSRAIVFDGDGKAVGQAQKEFGQHFPQDGWVEHDAKEIWNDTLTLCREALRNAHIEAQQLAAIGITNQRETTVLWDRQTGDPLARAIVWQDRRTADTCKTLRQAGHEDTVRAKTGLLLDPYFSATKLAWLLDNTPGARQRAESGELAFGTIDSWLLWQLTRGKVHATDATNASRTLLFNIHTQQWDDELLDLFQVPASVLPEVRDSAGEFGKTCPELLGAAVPVCGIAGDQQAALVGQACFSPGMVKSTYGTGCFMVMNTGEAVQSENRLLTTVGYRLNGKTTYALEGSIFVAGAAIQWLRDGLKLISDASETEALARRAGSAGGVYLVPAFTGLGAPWWDPHARGALLGLTRDTGIAEVVTAGLEAVCYQSRDLLDAMAADCGTRPTTLRVDGGMVVNNWLSQTLADVLGVCVDRPVVTETTALGAAYLAGLGCGLYPSLEAIAGQWRCEREFSPALEEEERQRRYAGWRDAVDRVRQE; encoded by the coding sequence ATGTCATACATCCTCTCCATCGATCAGGGTACTACCAGCTCCCGTGCCATCGTGTTTGATGGCGATGGCAAGGCGGTGGGGCAGGCCCAGAAAGAGTTTGGCCAGCATTTCCCTCAGGATGGCTGGGTGGAGCATGATGCAAAGGAAATCTGGAACGATACCCTGACTCTGTGTCGCGAGGCGTTACGCAATGCCCATATCGAGGCACAGCAACTGGCCGCTATCGGCATCACCAACCAGAGGGAAACCACGGTGCTGTGGGACCGGCAAACCGGTGATCCGCTGGCCCGGGCCATCGTCTGGCAGGATCGCCGAACCGCGGACACCTGCAAGACCCTGCGCCAGGCGGGCCATGAAGACACGGTGCGGGCCAAAACCGGGCTGCTTCTGGATCCCTACTTTTCCGCCACCAAACTGGCCTGGTTGCTGGACAACACCCCCGGCGCTCGCCAGCGGGCAGAGTCGGGGGAGCTGGCGTTCGGCACTATCGACAGCTGGCTACTGTGGCAGCTGACCCGCGGCAAGGTGCACGCCACCGATGCCACCAACGCTTCACGCACCCTGTTGTTCAATATCCATACCCAGCAGTGGGATGACGAATTGCTGGACCTGTTTCAGGTGCCAGCCAGTGTGCTGCCGGAAGTGCGTGACAGTGCCGGTGAGTTTGGCAAAACCTGCCCTGAGTTACTCGGGGCGGCGGTGCCGGTCTGTGGTATTGCCGGTGACCAGCAGGCGGCGCTGGTCGGGCAGGCCTGTTTTTCCCCGGGCATGGTTAAAAGCACCTACGGCACCGGCTGCTTCATGGTGATGAACACCGGAGAGGCAGTGCAGTCCGAGAATCGGCTGCTGACCACGGTGGGGTATCGCCTGAATGGCAAGACCACCTACGCGCTGGAAGGCTCCATCTTTGTGGCCGGGGCGGCGATCCAGTGGTTGCGCGATGGTCTCAAGCTGATTTCCGATGCCAGTGAAACCGAAGCTCTGGCACGTCGGGCCGGTTCGGCGGGCGGAGTGTATCTGGTACCTGCTTTCACCGGCCTGGGCGCGCCCTGGTGGGACCCCCATGCCCGTGGGGCATTGTTGGGGTTGACCCGGGATACGGGCATTGCGGAAGTGGTCACCGCCGGCCTTGAAGCGGTGTGTTATCAGTCCCGGGATCTGCTGGACGCCATGGCGGCAGATTGTGGTACGCGACCCACCACCCTGAGAGTGGATGGTGGCATGGTAGTGAACAACTGGCTCAGCCAGACCCTGGCGGATGTGCTGGGTGTGTGCGTGGATCGGCCAGTGGTCACTGAAACCACTGCGCTGGGGGCGGCCTACCTGGCCGGGTTGGGGTGTGGTCTTTATCCTTCGCTGGAGGCTATCGCTGGCCAGTGGCGCTGCGAGCGAGAGTTTTCGCCGGCGCTGGAGGAGGAGGAGCGTCAGCGTCGCTATGCCGGTTGGCGCGATGCAGTGGACAGGGTCCGCCAGGAGTAA
- a CDS encoding GGDEF domain-containing protein, translating into MNSELRQAEHLTFNETRLLRRHGRAAVAIMAMHTLLCLLYYRMGQFSIDLELGAILLSGVWLSMLGYVLLLASGVTLRFHDPSLSLPLIIFCVGVFTVSGYYVDEFRLSVVTLFFAILLLVSFQLSGKVMVGVAMLSSAAYAGMLWLAMDDRGVQLSLSVEALQWLVFTMISISFAITGGSINRLKMDLAEKNRELGKGLERVREMAIRDDLTGLFNRRHLLEILERQKALADRKRVPFSVCYVDLDHFKQINDRFGHEWGDRVLRRFSQVVLSDMRDGDYFGRLGGEEFLLILPQSGEQGALQVAERLRKRWSEEAFGQEGGPSTVSLSVGVAAFRDKESTEDVLNRADRGLYKAKSSGRNQSRVA; encoded by the coding sequence ATGAACAGCGAGCTGCGCCAGGCTGAACACCTCACGTTCAATGAGACCCGGCTGTTAAGGCGTCACGGCCGGGCGGCCGTGGCCATCATGGCCATGCACACCCTGTTGTGCCTGCTCTATTACCGCATGGGGCAATTCAGTATCGACCTGGAGCTGGGCGCCATCCTGTTGTCCGGTGTGTGGCTGTCCATGCTGGGCTATGTGCTGTTGCTCGCCAGCGGTGTCACACTGCGTTTTCATGATCCCTCCCTGTCTCTGCCGCTGATCATCTTCTGCGTGGGTGTGTTTACGGTTTCCGGCTATTACGTGGATGAGTTTCGTCTCAGTGTGGTGACCTTGTTCTTTGCCATCCTGTTGCTGGTGTCTTTCCAGCTCAGTGGCAAGGTGATGGTCGGGGTGGCCATGCTCTCCAGTGCGGCCTATGCAGGCATGCTGTGGCTGGCCATGGACGACCGCGGGGTGCAGTTGAGTCTTTCTGTGGAGGCATTGCAGTGGCTGGTGTTCACCATGATTTCAATCAGCTTTGCAATCACCGGGGGCAGTATCAATCGCTTGAAGATGGACCTGGCGGAGAAGAACCGGGAATTGGGCAAGGGCCTGGAGCGGGTTCGCGAGATGGCGATTCGTGATGATCTGACCGGGCTCTTCAACCGCCGCCATCTGCTGGAGATCCTCGAACGGCAGAAAGCCCTGGCAGACCGCAAGCGGGTACCTTTCTCCGTGTGCTATGTGGACCTGGATCACTTCAAGCAGATCAACGACCGTTTCGGCCACGAATGGGGGGACCGGGTTCTGCGCCGTTTTTCCCAGGTGGTGCTTTCCGATATGCGTGACGGTGATTACTTCGGGCGGCTGGGGGGCGAGGAATTTCTGTTGATTCTGCCCCAGAGTGGTGAGCAGGGCGCCCTGCAGGTGGCCGAGCGGTTACGCAAGCGCTGGAGCGAGGAAGCCTTCGGCCAGGAAGGCGGCCCGTCCACGGTCAGCCTGTCCGTGGGTGTGGCCGCCTTCCGTGACAAGGAGTCCACCGAAGACGTACTCAACCGCGCCGATCGTGGGCTCTACAAGGCCAAGAGCTCGGGGCGCAACCAGAGCAGGGTGGCTTGA
- a CDS encoding aspartate aminotransferase family protein translates to MSQQYLIPTYARQPLAFVRGEGVWLFDENGDKYMDAISGIGVCNLGHCHPAVSRTLAEQAGQLMHTSNLYRIPAQEALAQRLCDISGMQSAFFSNSGAEANEAAIKIARLYGNRNGISKPTVLVMEGSFHGRTMATLSATGNSKVQEGFTPLVEGFVRVPFNDVDAVAAHADNKDVVAILVEPVQGEGGINIPDAGYLKGLRQLCDQNDWLLMVDEIQSGNGRTGHYFACMGDNVLPDVLTTAKGLGNGFPIGACLVAGKAEGVFGPGTHGSTYGGNPLGCAAALTVVNTLTDEVVDGVAGKGERLKAAFEHALSDVPLVTEVRQKGLMIGIQLDRPCGELVNSAREAGLLINVTAGSVVRLLPPLVISDAEMQTLVDDLSAVIRSFANAQEVA, encoded by the coding sequence ATGAGTCAGCAATATTTGATTCCCACCTACGCACGGCAGCCGCTGGCGTTTGTGCGCGGTGAAGGGGTGTGGCTGTTCGATGAGAACGGCGACAAGTACATGGATGCCATTTCCGGCATCGGGGTCTGCAATCTGGGACACTGCCATCCAGCGGTGAGCCGAACCCTGGCCGAACAGGCCGGGCAGCTGATGCACACCTCCAATCTGTACCGCATTCCCGCCCAGGAAGCGCTGGCCCAGCGTTTGTGCGACATCAGCGGCATGCAGAGCGCCTTCTTTTCCAATTCAGGGGCAGAAGCCAACGAAGCCGCGATCAAGATTGCCCGGCTTTACGGCAACCGCAATGGCATCAGCAAACCCACCGTGCTGGTCATGGAAGGCAGCTTCCACGGCCGAACCATGGCCACACTCTCTGCCACCGGTAACAGCAAGGTACAGGAAGGCTTTACCCCACTGGTAGAGGGCTTTGTCCGGGTGCCCTTCAACGACGTGGATGCCGTGGCTGCCCATGCCGACAATAAGGATGTAGTGGCAATTCTGGTGGAACCGGTACAGGGCGAAGGCGGTATCAATATCCCCGACGCCGGCTACCTGAAAGGCCTGCGCCAACTGTGTGACCAGAATGACTGGTTGCTGATGGTGGACGAGATCCAGTCCGGCAACGGCCGGACTGGCCATTACTTCGCCTGCATGGGCGATAACGTGCTGCCGGATGTGCTGACCACTGCCAAGGGGCTGGGCAACGGCTTTCCCATCGGCGCCTGTCTGGTTGCCGGCAAGGCTGAGGGCGTGTTTGGCCCGGGCACCCATGGCAGCACCTACGGAGGCAATCCGCTGGGCTGTGCGGCTGCGCTGACTGTGGTCAACACCCTCACTGACGAGGTGGTTGACGGTGTTGCCGGCAAAGGCGAACGACTAAAAGCCGCTTTCGAACACGCCCTGTCGGATGTGCCACTGGTCACTGAAGTGCGCCAGAAAGGCCTGATGATCGGTATCCAGCTGGACCGCCCCTGTGGCGAGCTGGTCAATAGCGCCCGGGAAGCGGGCCTGCTGATCAATGTTACCGCCGGTTCCGTCGTGCGCTTGCTGCCTCCCCTGGTGATCTCCGATGCCGAGATGCAAACCCTGGTGGACGATCTGTCCGCCGTCATCCGCTCTTTTGCCAATGCACAGGAGGTCGCATGA
- a CDS encoding response regulator, which translates to MTTVQDNPPAIMIVEDDERLADLTCEYLQANGLDVTVVSDGEEAIRRIRAEQPDLVVLDLMLPGADGLTVCREVRSAYKNPILMLTARTDDMDQVLGLEMGADDYVAKPVKPRVLLARIRALLRRVETDNERDNSPARLEFGALVIDNSAREVTLAGESVDLTSAEYDLLWLLASNAGTVLSRETIFEKLRGIQYDGQDRSIDVRISRIRPKVGDDPENPKRIKTVRSKGYLFVKEIGAA; encoded by the coding sequence ATGACAACGGTGCAGGATAACCCGCCAGCCATCATGATCGTGGAAGATGATGAACGTCTTGCCGATCTCACCTGTGAATATCTTCAAGCCAATGGTCTCGACGTCACTGTGGTCAGTGACGGTGAAGAGGCCATTCGTCGTATTCGGGCCGAACAGCCTGATCTGGTGGTGCTGGATCTCATGCTGCCGGGCGCCGATGGCCTGACGGTATGCCGCGAAGTACGTAGTGCCTACAAGAACCCTATCCTGATGCTCACCGCCCGCACGGATGACATGGATCAGGTGCTGGGTCTGGAGATGGGCGCGGATGATTATGTGGCCAAACCGGTCAAGCCCCGGGTGCTGCTGGCGCGAATTCGTGCCCTGCTGCGCCGGGTAGAAACGGATAATGAGCGCGACAACTCTCCGGCTCGCCTGGAATTCGGTGCGCTGGTCATCGACAACTCGGCCCGGGAAGTGACCCTGGCAGGGGAATCCGTGGACCTGACCAGTGCGGAATATGATCTGCTCTGGTTGCTGGCCTCCAATGCCGGCACCGTGCTGTCCCGGGAAACCATCTTCGAGAAGTTGCGTGGCATCCAGTACGATGGACAGGATCGGTCCATCGATGTGAGGATTTCCCGGATTCGTCCCAAGGTGGGCGATGATCCGGAAAACCCGAAACGCATCAAGACGGTGCGTTCCAAGGGGTATTTGTTCGTCAAGGAAATCGGCGCGGCCTGA
- a CDS encoding GGDEF domain-containing protein produces MDQSLSLHPATLQSQRVRRVLFAIVMGGSAHTLLCWIALQLDFFRGGDALFAVLFSIIWAGHALFVAFMLLGLNRRLSEPSMILPLMIWSTTGLLVTAAVVDQVRLCVMLIFFAIVQLGVLQASLRQFIFLAVYCVLGYAIVLGIVWIYWPEVVDVQGEWIQWGLFAVMVMAVAVLAAEISTIRRLLGRRNTQLAEVLERIHDMAVKDELTGFYRRRHAMELLSKACGQASRGAFSLAVVYADLDFFKSINDQYGHGVGDLVLQRFADVVGRHLSGQDFAARLGGEEFMLVLPVSDQQEATHLVEGILMGMRSQRFSDAPGLAVTLSAGLAMLAPGEMPEQVVRRADAALYRAKESGRDRLVLESGL; encoded by the coding sequence ATGGATCAATCTTTATCCTTGCATCCGGCAACCCTTCAATCTCAACGTGTGCGCCGTGTGCTGTTCGCGATTGTTATGGGGGGCAGTGCCCATACCCTGCTTTGCTGGATTGCGCTGCAACTGGACTTCTTCCGTGGCGGAGACGCTCTTTTTGCTGTCCTGTTTTCCATCATCTGGGCAGGCCATGCCCTGTTCGTGGCATTCATGTTGCTGGGCCTTAACCGTCGTCTTTCCGAACCTTCGATGATTCTGCCGCTGATGATCTGGTCCACCACCGGGCTACTGGTCACGGCCGCAGTGGTGGATCAGGTGCGGTTGTGCGTCATGCTGATCTTCTTTGCCATTGTGCAGCTGGGTGTGCTGCAGGCATCCCTGCGGCAGTTCATTTTTCTGGCGGTGTACTGCGTGCTCGGCTACGCCATCGTGCTGGGTATAGTCTGGATCTACTGGCCTGAAGTGGTCGATGTACAAGGGGAGTGGATCCAGTGGGGCCTGTTTGCGGTCATGGTCATGGCGGTGGCGGTGCTGGCTGCGGAAATCTCCACCATTCGGCGCTTGCTGGGCAGACGTAATACCCAGTTGGCGGAGGTGCTGGAGCGCATTCATGACATGGCGGTCAAGGACGAGCTGACCGGTTTCTACCGTCGTCGTCATGCCATGGAGCTGCTGTCCAAGGCCTGCGGACAGGCCTCACGGGGGGCATTCTCCCTGGCGGTAGTGTACGCGGATCTGGACTTCTTCAAGAGTATCAACGATCAGTACGGACACGGGGTGGGCGATCTGGTGCTGCAGCGCTTCGCGGACGTGGTGGGGCGCCATCTCAGCGGTCAGGATTTTGCCGCCCGGCTGGGGGGCGAGGAATTCATGTTGGTGCTGCCGGTAAGCGACCAGCAGGAGGCAACGCATCTGGTGGAGGGGATTCTGATGGGGATGCGCAGCCAGCGCTTTTCTGACGCGCCAGGGCTGGCAGTGACCCTCTCAGCCGGGCTGGCCATGCTGGCCCCGGGGGAGATGCCGGAGCAGGTGGTGCGCCGGGCAGATGCGGCGCTGTATCGGGCCAAGGAGTCCGGCCGGGACAGATTGGTACTGGAGTCCGGGCTATGA
- the argF gene encoding ornithine carbamoyltransferase: MSRHFLTLNDLTADELGYLIQRAIELKTMLRNGQSHEPLKGKTLGMIFEKSSTRTRVSFEVAMTQFGGASIFLSPRDTQLGRGEPIEDSARVLSRMVDAVMIRTFDHATVETFAAHSSVPVINALTDDFHPCQLLADMQTYVEHRGSIQGKKVVWVGDGNNMCASYMNAARQFDFDLVISCPQGFSPDDELLSRCDDHVSIEPDVRAAVKNAHLVVTDVWASMGQEDEQQARMSAFEGYQVTPELMDLADPEALFMHCLPAHRGEEVSHEMMDDPRAVVWDEAENRLHAQKALLEFLLTGQH, from the coding sequence ATGAGTCGGCATTTCCTGACACTCAATGATCTGACCGCGGACGAGCTGGGTTACCTGATCCAGCGCGCCATTGAACTCAAAACCATGCTGCGTAATGGCCAGAGCCATGAACCCTTGAAGGGCAAGACCCTGGGCATGATCTTCGAGAAATCGTCTACCCGTACCCGGGTGTCCTTCGAAGTGGCCATGACCCAGTTTGGCGGCGCCAGCATCTTCCTGTCCCCCCGCGATACCCAGCTGGGCCGCGGCGAACCCATCGAGGATTCGGCCCGGGTTCTGTCACGCATGGTGGATGCGGTGATGATCCGCACGTTCGACCATGCCACCGTGGAAACCTTTGCGGCGCACTCTTCAGTGCCGGTCATCAATGCCCTGACCGATGATTTCCACCCCTGCCAGCTGCTGGCAGACATGCAGACCTATGTGGAGCATCGCGGCAGCATCCAGGGCAAGAAGGTGGTGTGGGTAGGCGACGGCAACAACATGTGTGCCAGCTACATGAATGCGGCCCGCCAGTTTGATTTCGATCTGGTGATCAGCTGCCCCCAGGGCTTCTCCCCGGATGACGAGCTGCTCAGTCGCTGCGACGATCACGTCAGCATCGAGCCAGACGTTCGCGCCGCAGTGAAAAATGCCCACCTGGTGGTGACCGATGTGTGGGCCTCCATGGGCCAGGAAGACGAGCAACAGGCACGAATGAGTGCTTTTGAAGGCTATCAGGTGACCCCGGAGCTGATGGATCTGGCCGACCCGGAAGCCTTGTTCATGCACTGCCTGCCTGCCCACCGTGGCGAAGAAGTGAGCCATGAAATGATGGACGACCCCCGTGCCGTGGTCTGGGATGAAGCGGAGAACCGCCTGCACGCCCAGAAGGCCCTGCTGGAATTCCTGCTCACCGGGCAGCATTGA